The Streptomyces sp. NBC_00459 DNA segment AAGGCGGACAGCTGCGAGATGTTGGCCCGACGGGCGGCGTGCGCCTCATCGGTGTCGTCCGCGTTGGGGTGGGCGTTGTACACGTCCACGTAGACGCCCTCGGCGAGCCGCACCCGGGCCAGCGAGAAGCCCTTCGGGGTGAGGCAGTTGGTGCCGGTGCACTTGTTCCACTTCACCCGCTCGAAGTCCTGGAAGGCGTAGTCCGAGAGGGTGTTGAGACCGTCCCCGAAGGGCACTCCGCCACTCGTCGCCGTGCGGTACGGGTGGTTGTCGTTCGCGTACAACGCCGCGTGGTAGTTGAAGTCCTCCTGCACGTTGACGATGTCGTACGCGCCGAGACGCGGTGATATCAGCGGGGTGTTCACCTCGGGTTTGCTCGAACTGATGACACCCGGAAGGCCGGCGACGTTGTACGTGAGGAGGTTGAACGAGCCCGAGGTGGCGGCGGCGGCCGGAGCTGAGCCCGTGGTGGCGAGTCCGGTCAGCGCGAGGGCGCCGGCGGCGAGGGTGCCGATGAGTCTTCTCATGGTGGGGGTGTCTCCATGGGTGGGGTTGGAACTGCTGCTGTTGGAGTGCGTTCTGGTGAGTGGGAGCGAGTGCTGGTGGGCTTTGTCGTGGCGCGTGCCTCGGTCGTGGGGTCGATTTCAGAGGGAACTGACGTTCCCTCATCGAATGCGTGACCTTTGCGGTTGGTGCTCGTTTCTCATGGCGACGGAATCTTCGGTCGGCATCGGGTGGGGGTGACAGGGGTGGGTGAGCTGAGAAGTTTCGCGGCGCCGTCCGTCGCGTCGGGTCCCAGTGGCGTGGCCGTCCGCACCCGCCTCAAGCACCTCACGCCGGACGATGAAGAGATGCTGCGCCTGGTGGGGGCGCATCTGGGGTCGTTGGCCTCGAGGGATCTCAAGGCGCGCTGCCGGGACGCCCTGGAGCACTCCGCCGAGGCGTGGGCGGTGCGTAAGCGTGAGCTGACGCCGCTGTCGTCGTCGCGGTGGGCGGGGTCGATTACCAAGGCCACGCACGACCAGTGGGCACTGGCCCGCCGCTGCCAGTCGGCGCACATCCAGAACCTGGAAGCGGGAGTGCGCACCATCAGGTTCCGGCTGTTGCTGCCGGTTGGGCAGAAGGGGACGAAGAAGGCGCCCGGGGGTTACCGGTCGGCGCGGGAGTGGCATGCGAAGTCGCGGCGGCTGCGGGTGCTTGAGGACCGTCTGACGGCAGCGCGGGCCGACCGTGAGGTCGGGCTCGTGCACGTCGTGCGCGGTGGCAAGCGACTGGCCCACACCCGCCACCACCTGGAGGAAGCCCAGCTCACCGAGGGTGCGTGGCGCGGGCGTTGGGAGGCGGAGCGCTGGTTCTGCCAGGCGGACGGTGAGTCCGGCAAGCGCTACGGCAACGAGACCATCCGGATCAGCCCCGACGGCGAGGTGAGCATCAGACTCCCCGCGCCGCTCGCGTATCTGGCGAACGCCCCGCACGGCCGCTACGTGCTGGCGTGCCGGGTCGTGTTCGCGCACCGGGGCGTGGAGTGGGCGGATCGCGCCGCGGCCGACCGGGCGGTCGCCTACCGCATCCACCGCGATACTGGCCGGGACCGCTGGTATCTGACCGCGTCCTGGCAGATTCCGCCCACCCCCACCCTCTCGATCGAGGCCGCGCTCGGCCACGGGGTGATCGGTGTCGACATGAACGCCGATCACCTGGCCGCCTGGCGCCTCGACATTCACGGCAACCCGACGGGTGCCCCGCGCCGTTTCTTCTACGACCTGACCGGCAGCGTCGGACACCGTGATGCCCAGGTCCGCCACGCCCTGACCCGCCTCCTCCATTGGGCCCGCAGATGTGGTGTGAAGGCGATCGCGGTGGAGGACCTTGACTTCAACGCGGAGAAGACCCGGGAGAAGCACGGCCGCAGGAAACGCTTTCGGCAGTTGATCTCCGGCATGCCGACAGGGAAGCTTCGAGGCCGGCTGTCTTCGATGGCGGACCAGACGGGTATCGCGGTCATTGCCGTCGACCCGGCCTACACCTCGAAATGGGGCGCCCAGCACTGGCAGAAGCCCCTGACCAGCACGACCCGTAAGACCACTCGTCACGATGCTGCTGCCGTGGCGATCGGAAGGCGCGCCCAGGGACATTCGATCCGGCGACGGACGACACCGCCCCCTGCTCACCGGAGTGATGAGCAGGGGCATCGGACCGTCCAGGCCGGACCAGGCGTCCCTGGGCGTGAGGGAACCCGCCCCCGCATCCCCGGACCACGGACACGATCCGTGCCGCCCGGACGCGGAGCGAACGCGGGCAACCAGAACGCCCAACACCGTCCGGGGCGTTCGGCCGAGCATGGGTTCTGGCAACAGGACTCACTCCCGCTCAGTCTCTAGGTACGGTAGGTGAACACTGCTCAGGTTCACGGCCAACAGTGTGCTGGACAAGGGCTGTTGGGGGAACAGTGAGTGGAGTGTCGATCCGCCGCGTCCGGGTCGTTCGGTGATCACCCGCTGGTTGAGCAAGGTTCATGTTTCACATCGATTCTCCTCAGGCGGCGCACTGCACGGGTGCCGCGTGACGGAGGAGACGCAGCCATGGGACACGGACACGGGCACTCGCACGGACACGGGGATCACCACCATCACCACCACGGTCACGAGGGCGGTACGGGTACGGCGCTGCCCGCGGCCTTCGACACCTCTGTGCCCGACGAGGCTCTGAGCCCCGAACAGCGGTCGCGCCGCTCGCTGTTGC contains these protein-coding regions:
- a CDS encoding transposase; protein product: MGELRSFAAPSVASGPSGVAVRTRLKHLTPDDEEMLRLVGAHLGSLASRDLKARCRDALEHSAEAWAVRKRELTPLSSSRWAGSITKATHDQWALARRCQSAHIQNLEAGVRTIRFRLLLPVGQKGTKKAPGGYRSAREWHAKSRRLRVLEDRLTAARADREVGLVHVVRGGKRLAHTRHHLEEAQLTEGAWRGRWEAERWFCQADGESGKRYGNETIRISPDGEVSIRLPAPLAYLANAPHGRYVLACRVVFAHRGVEWADRAAADRAVAYRIHRDTGRDRWYLTASWQIPPTPTLSIEAALGHGVIGVDMNADHLAAWRLDIHGNPTGAPRRFFYDLTGSVGHRDAQVRHALTRLLHWARRCGVKAIAVEDLDFNAEKTREKHGRRKRFRQLISGMPTGKLRGRLSSMADQTGIAVIAVDPAYTSKWGAQHWQKPLTSTTRKTTRHDAAAVAIGRRAQGHSIRRRTTPPPAHRSDEQGHRTVQAGPGVPGREGTRPRIPGPRTRSVPPGRGANAGNQNAQHRPGRSAEHGFWQQDSLPLSL